The Candidatus Eisenbacteria bacterium genome includes the window AGACATCACCCCCGTGACGACCGTGCCGCAGGTTGAAATAAACCGTGTAGGCCGTCGAAAGCGACTGCATGAATTTCGAGCAGTTCCCTTCCGACGTCTCGAACACCAGGCGAACGTGGTTCGTCAGCAGGCAGTACAGGTAGAGCCGTATGTGGTACTGCTCGACCCGGTCGG containing:
- a CDS encoding transposase, with amino-acid sequence MARHLRVEFPGAIYHVAIRMLGDWKKEENLLFEDDADRERFLSRLADRVEQYHIRLYLYCLLTNHVRLVFETSEGNCSKFMQSLSTAYTVYFNLRHGRHGGDV